The DNA window ATTTTGGACGCGCGACGCCGTCAGGTTCAGCGCAAGGCGCAGCCGTCCGGTGAATGCGTCGTGGTTCGCGTTGAGCCGGCCCTGATAGCGCTTGATCCCGCTACCCCAGATCACACCCTGCTGATCGAAGTAGTTCAGCGAGGCACGATACTGTGTCTGCGCCGACCCACCATTGAAGGCGAGGTTGTGATTGGTCGCGATACCGGTGCGCAGAACGGCGTCCTGCCAATCGGTATTCGAGGCGCCAAGCGCCGTTAGTGCTTGCGGCGCCAGACCGCCGCGGACCGTCTTACCGGCAACTGAATCGGCGATGTACTGAGTCACCTGCTGCTGAATGAAGCTGCGATACTGCTGGCCCGTCGCCAAGTCGAGCTTCTTTGCAGCCGAGGCAGCGCCGACGTAGGCATCGTACTCCATGTTGCCCGCGCCACGCGCGCCGCGCTTGGTGGTAATGAGAATGACGCCGTTGGCGCCGCGGCTACCATAGATAGCCGTCGCCGCCGCGTCCTTGAGCACCGTGATCGTCTCTATGTCGCCCGGGTTGATCGAGTTGAGCGGGCTGCGCGGCAACTGGGCATTCCAGCCGATGCCGGTCGCTCCCGGCGACGTCGATGAGCTCTGTAGCGGAACCCCGTCGACGACGTAGAGCGGATCGTTGCTCGCGCTGATGGACGTGCCGCCGCGAATCACCACCTGCTGGCCCGAACCTGGATCGCCGTTGTTCGCCGTCAACTGCACACCGGCGACGCGCGCGTCGAGCATCTGATTCACGTTCGTGACGACGCCGACGTTCGCCTGATCTGCATCGACGGTCGCGACGGACCCTGAGATCGCCTCACGACGCTGGGTGCCGTAACCGGTGACGACGATTTCGCTGAGTACTGCCGCCTGGCGATTCATGACGAAGCTGACGTTCGTCGTCGAGCCAGCCGTGACGACGGCCGGTTGCGTCTGCGGTCGGAACCCGATGCGGCTTGCCCGCACGGTGTATGTCCCTACCGCCACGCCGGTCAACGTGAAACCACCGTCATCTCTACTCAGCGTCCCACGCTGGCCACCCATGATCACGATGTTGACATTCGCGATGCCTTGCTGGCTCGCGCTGTCGACGACGCGACCGCTGATGGTGCCAGTGGTACCCTGTGCGCGCAGCTGGCTGGCGAACAGCAAGCCACCTACGAGCATGGGAACTAGGAAGCGACCCCTTACCATGCGACTGTCCTCCACGGAGTGAGGAGTGGGAACCACGCCCTCGTCGATCGCTAAAAAACCAACTTTCCGCCGAGCCATTACGTCACAGGGACGCAACGACTCGACAGGTGGGATTAACTGGGCGGTGATATGGGACCAGGGGCGCACAATGTCAAGACAGATTTTCGCATAGACACTACTATGTCGAAGGCACCCATCGACCTATGGCAGCTCTCGGGCGTCGGCGCTCTGGCGAGTTGTGATGTTGCGATACAGTTTTGATCTTGCTCGACGGTTACTGCTGCGACGTCGCGTTACTGGTGCTCGCGGCCGGCTGCTGCGTGCCTAACGCCAGCCGACTACCGTGCTCCGGATCGAAGAGGTGCACCGCGTTCGGGGCCACGCGCAACGCGACTGTCTCCTCGATGCGGGGAGCGCGGTCCGCACCCACCGCCGCGACCAGATCGGCGCCACCCGCTACGCGCACGTATACGAGCTGCTCACTCCCCAGCGGCTCGACGAGTGTCACCACTGCACTCACACCAGTGTCGGCTGCAGCGCCGAGCGAGATATCGTGCGGCCGAACGCCAAGCACCACGGGACCTGCGCGCGTCGCGGTCGAATCCGACAGGGCGATCGTCACGCCCGGCGCGACGAAGCGTGCGCGCTCGTTCTCGCGCTCGATCGTGCCCCGAACGAAGTTCATCGATGGGCTGCCGATGAAGCTCGCGACGAATTGATTCCGCGGCTGACGATAGAGCTCCATCGGAGGCGCGATCTGCTGGAGCACACCGTCCTTGAGCACCGCGACGCGCGTCCCCAACGTCATCGCCTCCACCTGATCGTGCGTGACGTACACCATCGTCGCGCCGAGCCGGCGATGCAGGCGCGCCAGCTCGGCGCGCGTCTCGACGCGAAGCTGCGCGTCGAGATTCGAGAGCGGTTCGTCGAAGAGAAATGCCTTCGGCTCTCGCACGATGGCGCGGCCCAGAGCGACGCGCTGCCGCTGTCCCCCGGAGAGTTGCGCCGGCTTGCGGTCGAGCATCGATGCCAGTCCCAACGCGTCCGCAACCTCACCAATGCGCCGCGCAACCATGTCGTCCGATTGCTTTCGCAGCCGCAGACCGAAGGCCATGTTCTCGCGCACGGTCATGTGCGGGTACAGCGCGTAGCTCTGGAAAACCATCGCGATATCGCGCTCCTGCGGCGGGAGCCGCGTGACGTCGCGTTCGCCGATCGCGATCGTGCCGCCGGTGGGCTTCTCGAGACCGGCGATCATGCGCAGCACTGTCGACTTGCCGCTCCCCGACGGCCCGACGAGAACGAGAAATTCACCGTCAGCGACCTCTAATGAAAGGTCGCGTGACGCGACGAATCCGTTCGGGTAGCGCTTGTCGACGTGGGATAGCGTTATGCGCGCCATGCAGTCTCGTCTCTGTCCGTCGTCGCCGGATGGTTCACTTCTTTCGTCATCCCTTCACTGCACCTGCTGTGAGCCCCTGCACGATTCGCCGCTGAAAAGCGAGAACCACGATCGCCACCGGCGCCGTCGCGACTACCGTCGCCGCCAGTATCTGACCCCAGGGGACCTGATACTGTCCGCGGAACAGCGCGATCGCGACCGGCACGGTGTAGCGCTCCGGACCGAGCGTGAACGACAACGCGAACAGGAATTCGTTCCAACAATAGATGAAGGTGAGAATCGCGGTCGTCGCCAGGCCCGGGCCGGTGAGCGGCAAAATCACTCGCGTGAAGCTCTGCCAGCGCGACGCGCCGTCGACCATTGCGGCCTCCTCGAGGTCCGGCGGCAACTGACGGAAGAATCCGACGAGGAGCCATACCGCGAGGGGCATCGCGAACGTCACATATGGTAGTACGAGTCCCGGATACGTGTTGATGAGCCGCAACGCGCGCAGCAGCATGTATAGCGGGCTCACGATCGAGATCTGCGGGAACATCGTGACGGCGAGAATGAAGCCCAGGATCGCGCGCTTGAACGGGAACTCGATGCGCGCAAGCGCGTACGCGGCGAAGGCGCCGATCGTCACGCAGAACACCGTCGTCGTGCCGGCGACGATGAGCGAGTTCTTAATCGGCGTCCAGAAATCCCGTTCGGTGAAGAGCGCGCGATAGTGATCGAGGAGTAGCTCGCGCGGCCAGAGCGATGGCTCGCGAAACAGCGTTGCTTCGGGTGTGAACGACGCGACGACGGCCCAGTAGAAGGGAAATGCCGCAAACAGGACGAGCAGCACCAGCCCGACGCGGGCTGCGATCCGCCCTGCGGCACCTCGGGTTTCCGGGCTCATCGCCGCGCCCTCGGACCGCCGAGCTCGAGCCCGAGCCCGCGCATGTAGAGCATCGCGAGGCCGAACGTCACGAGAAAGATGATGACGGAAAGCGCCGCGCCGTAGCCGAATTCGAGGTTCTGCAACAGGGAGTTGAAGGTGTACACGGCAACCGGCTCCGTCGACGTTCCCGGGCCTCCACCTGTCATGACATAGATCAGATCGAACACGCGAAAAGCGTCCAGCGTGCGGAAAATGAGGGCGACGAGAATCGCCGGCTTGAGCAAAGGAATCGTTATGTGCCGGAGCTGCCACCACGCGCCCGCGCCATCGGTGGCTGCCGCCTCGTAAAGCTCCTTGTCGATGCTCTGCAGGCCCGCGAGGAGCAGGAGTCCGACGAACGGCGTCGTCTTCCACACATCGGCGAGAATCACGGGTACCCACGCCGTCGACGCGCGGACGAACCACACGAGCGGATGGTGCAGCAGGCCGACGTCGGCGAGGAGGACGTTGGCGATGCCCGCCTGCGAATCGAACATGAATCGCCAGAGGAGCGCTGCGACCACTGTCGGAATCGCCCATGGCACGAGCACCGCCGCGCGAACGATCCCTCGGCCGCGAAAGGCCTGGTTCATTGCCAGCGCGAGCGCGAGGCCTAACGAGAGCTCGAGCGAGACGCTGATCACGGCGAAGAACGCCGTATGGCCTAACGCCTGCCAGAAGCGCGCATCCTGGAAAATGTCCAGATAATTGCCCAGTCCGACAAAGGGACGGCCGAGCCAGGGCATGCGAAGATCGTGCTGATGAAGGGATTCCCACAGCGTCCAGCCGAGGGGAAACAGGGCGACGAGCAGGATGACCGAGAGTGCCGGCGCGGTCAGGAGCCAGCCGGCGCGCGCCTCGCTCGAATCGTCGACCGGCTGACGATCGTTCACGAGGCCTTTCGCGCTGCGACGAGGTCGCGCACGTGGGTCCGTTCGACAAGTGCATTCATCGCGCGCGCTGCATCGTGCAGCGCCTGCTCGGGCGCGACCTGGCCCGAGAGCGCCCGATGAAGATCGATCTGCAACAGTTCCGACAGCTGCGAGTAGATCGGCGTCGCCGGACGCGCCGCCGCGCGTTCGACGATGCTGCGCGCGAGCGTCACGGGAATGGGGATCACGTCCGCAAGCCGCGGGTCGTCATACAGCGCTCGGCGCGGCGGATAGCCGCCGAGCCGGGAGCGCTCGAGCATCTGATCGGGCGCGCACAGAAACGCGACGAGCTTCCAGGCCGCGTCGGGGTGTTCGGTGAACGCATTGATGGCGAGCGCCGAGCCGCCTAACGTGGCGGTCGATACGCCGCCGGGCGCGGCAGGCATCGGTGCGACCGCGAACTTTCCGGCGACCCGCGAGTCCTTCGGGACATTCATGATCGTCACGGCGTAGGGCCAGTTTCGCATGAACGCAGCGGTGCCATTCTGAAACGCGAAGCGCGACTCCTCCTCGTGCCACGTCAGAACTTCCGCCGGTGTCGCGCCGCTCGTGAGGAGCTGCCGCATGAACGCGAGCGCACGAATTCCTTCCGGTGAATCGACGACGATCCGGCCGTCGTCCGTCATCACGCGACCACCAAAGGCGCCGAGATACTCGAGAAAGCAGGTGACGAGCCCCTCGTAGCGCGAACCCTGCCACACAATTCCGTATGGCGTGCCCGCTCGCCGCGCACGTTGAATATCCGCCACCAAGGCATCCATCGTTGCTGGAGGTGAGCGAAAGAGATCCGTACGCCAATAGAGCATCCCGACGTCCATGAACCACGGCATCGCAAAGAGCGAGTTCGCCCACGTATTGGCCGCGATTGTCGCCGGGAAGAAGTCGCTCGCGTTAGGATGCCAGCGATCGAGCGAGAGCACCCATCCTGCTGCGGCAAACTCCGGCGTCCAGACGACGTCGAGCTGCAGCACGTCCGGCTCGCCAGCGCGCGCGTTCAGCCATTGCACGAAGAGTTGATGGCGTTGCGTCGCGTCGTCCGGCGTATGCTGAATGCGGACGCGAATCCCGGGATTAGCGAGTTCGAATCGCGCGACCTGGCGCGCGAGCACCGCGCCTTCCGCGCCGAGCGCACTGCCCGCGAAGGTGACGACGGGGCGCGTGTCGTCGGGCCGGCTCCCGTGGCAGGCAAGGACAGCGATGAGTGAGAGGATGGCAGGGCGAAAGTGGGCGCGCATGCGGGGGCAAGCTTACGTCACGCCGTGCGCAGAGGGTAGAGGGCGCAGGTGCAGAGGGCAGAGGGCAGAGGGCAGAGGGCAGAGGGCAAAGAGTTGAGCGTGCAACAGAGTGAGCCACGCACGACACTCAACTCTCTACACTCCACCCTCAACACTCTGCCCTCAACCCTCTGCCCTCAACCCTCTACCATCAACGCCTAGAATGGCACCGAAAAGCTCACCATGACGGGCGCCTTTGACGGAGTCATTGAACGGCGCTCGCGTTCGAGCATTCGCGCCGCGACCGCTTTCCCCGTTGCGTAGCCGAACATCGCGCCGACGACGGTGTCGGAAAGCCAGTGGCGTCCATCCATGACCCGCCCGGCACCGATGGCGAGGGTGACGCCGTAGAGCAGCGGCGTCGCAGCGTGCAGATCGAAGCGGTGCGAGAGAAAGCTCGCGCAACCCAATGAATTCGCGATGTGCCCGCTGAAGAACGAATGCATGTTCCAATCGTGGCTGCCGGGTGAGCGAATGACAAACGGATCGTCCGGCGAAGTGCGCGGGCGATCGCGCGCCACGAGCAGATAGACGATCTCCCGTGCTCCTGCGCTCGTTAGGTGTGCCGTGGCGCAACCAAGCCCCGCGTCCCGGAGCGCCTGCGAGCGGCCGATCGACCCCGCGAGATACAACACGCCGGAGATCGGGAGCAGATACTGCCCACTTCCCAGCTCGTACGCGGGGTATTTCGCCTCCTCGCTCAGCGTGTGTTTGAGCGTGCGCACCGGCCACGCGTCCGGATGATCGCTGATCCATCGCGCGAGGGGCTCGTCGGCGGTCGCGGCGACGCCGGTGAGCGCGGCCGTCGCCGCGACACCGGCCCAGTCGTCCTCGGTGGCGTGCGCCGGTGACGTCCACACGCTCCACACGTCCCCCACGAGGTGGCGCAAGTCCTGCCGAACGGAGTCCGCGCGCAGCTGCGCACTCGCCGATAGCGGAAGCGCGACAACGCGGAGAACCAACCAGAAACTCAATTGCCGCGCCGACGTACGCTGCACTGAACTCACCGTGTCTTTCGCATTTCAAGGCCGGAGTAAGGAACGAGCGAACCGATCGGACTCACGCATGGTCTAGGCCCGAGCCAACGCTTATGGATCCCGACATTCTCAGTTTCTTCCAGGTTTGCGCGGGGATCGTGATGACGGTCGGCGCGTTAGCGGCAATCGGCATCACCGCGCGTGTCATCCTCCTCCGCGCCCATCGCGCTCCGCAGCGGCCGCCCCTGGACGAGAACCGGCTGCAGCATCTGGAGCAGGCGGTCGACGCCATTGCCATCGAAGTCGAGCGAATTTCCGAAGGCCAGCGATACACCACCAAGCTTCTCGCCGAGCGGGATCGCGATTCCTCTCTACATTAAGGGAATCGCCAGCGCCTAACGATTCTTTCCCCGCACAATTCCTCGGCACGATCGGCAGCCTAGTCGGCCAGCTGCCCGACTGAGCACGACAAATACGTACATATGCGTTGAGCGCGCTCTGGCATGGCGTAGAGGCGCGGTCGTTGCACGTTCTCGCGCGCCCGACAGACATCCCGGGGATTCGGAGGGGAATCGCGAAGAACATGCTCGCGCGAGGGATGTCTGTGCCACTTGAATCGGAGGAATCGGACTAATGGCAGCAAACAACCTCAGCGGAAAGCGCGTGGCGATTCTCGCGACTGACGGCGTCGAACAGGTCGAGCTCACGGAACCACGCAAGGCGCTCGATCGAGCGGGAGCGAAGACTGTGGTCGTGTCGCCGAAAAGCGGAAAGATCAAAGGTTGGCAGCACGATCATTGGGGCGACGAGATCCCCGTCGATCTCACACTCGATCAGGCGAGGGCCGACGATTTCGATGCATTGCTCTTGCCAGGCGGGGTGATGAATCCGGACCACTTGCGGACGGACAAGCGCGCGGTCGAGCTCGTGAAGCGCTTCTACACCTCGGGCAAACCGGTCGCGGCGATCTGCCATGGACCGTGGCTACTCGTCGAGGCGGACGTGGTGCGCGGCCGCTCCGTGACGAGCTGGCCATCGCTCCAGACCGATCTCCGGAACGCGGGCGCCGACTGGAGCGATAAGGAAGTCGTGACCGACGAGGGGCTCGTCACGAGCCGCAAGCCGGCCGACATCCCGGCGTTCAATGCGAAGATGATCGAGGAGTTCGCCGAGGGCTCGCACGCAGGCCGACGTGAAACGACGCGCGGCGTGCGGCCGGAGGCGCGCCAATAGAGGGGCGAGGGGCTAGGGGCTAGGAGTTAGAATCCGCTCACCAAGCCCCTAACCCCTAACCCAAGCCCCTAACCTCTAACCCCTAACCCCTACATCCTCCACCCTACGCCTTGCTCTGATCGCACGCCGAACGCTTGAAGTTCGGGTTGCTCTCCTCCTCCTGCGGCACGGGCAGATTCACGTCCGTGCTGTACTTGTCGCCTTTGAAGTAATCGCCCGTCGGGAACACGGACTCCGCGTTGCGACCGTAGAACGGCTGGCGGACGAGTCGCCGCAGATCGCCAAGGCGGTGCGCCGTACCGAAGAGCCAGAAGGCTCGCTCGGAGAAGAGCTGGTCCTGCTGCGCTGTGGCGCCCGTGGCCGCTGACAAAGCCGGCAGACCGGCGTCGGTGCGCAAGGCGTTCAGCAACTCGAGTGTGCCATTGGCGCCACCGTAATTCCCGGCCCTGAGGGCCGCTTCCGCCTCGATCAGGCGGGCCTCGGTCCCATCGGCGATCACCTCGGGGGCGCTCCAGCTGCCGTACTTCACAGGTGCCAGGATCTCGGTCTCGCCATCGAAGGCGGAGATGTCGAGATCTTGCGTCGCGGTGCGTGGATCATTCCCGCTCACGAAAGGCAGGCCATTCTGGCCCTCGCGGTCGGAGGTCGTTAGGCGCGTGTCGACCCACATCAGCTCGTACATCCCGCTCTTGGTGCGGTCGTTGGCCGGATCGTGCTCCGTCGTGAAGCGGAAGGTGGTCGGCACACCGGCCACGGCGGCAGCAGCCTGGGCCGGCTGATCGAGGTCGAGCAGCGCGCGCCCCTTCCCGACCATCGCCGTATAGCGCATCAGGTCGTCGCCGCCGGCGACCGCCGCCGCGGAGTCGAATTTCACGATCGCCGCATTGAGCAGTTCGGTCGTGCTCTCCGGCGTGCCGAAGACGTACGCACCGCTGGCGTCGATGTGGCTGCCAACCGGTACGCCGCTACAGAAATTTTCGGCAAGGAAGACGTAGTCGAAGCCGGCGAAGTTGAGGACACGCGCGAATCCGGGGTCCGTGGCCGCGAACTGCGCATAACGCGCCGCGGTGTTGTTCGCGCTCACGATCGAGCGCTGAATGTTGCGCATGACGCGCGAGATGATGTCGTTCGTCGGATTCGCGTCGCGCGAGTCGATCGTGACGTGCGTCGAGAAGAAGTCCGCGGCGATGAACTCGTCGGTGAAGAGGCCGCTCGTCTGGATGATGGCGTCACTGTTGTCGCCGTTATTGTAGCCGCCATAAGCGACCGCGAAGTCGCCCGAGGCGCCGGCAAGGAGCGTCGGCAGCGCGGCGGCGCCGGCGGTCGCGTCAGGCGGAACGACATCGGGCGTCGACACGTCGAGATTGCACGCCGTCAACGCGCTGCCGAGAGCGACCGCGCCAGCAAGTACCACTCCGCGCAGCGCCCGATATGAAAGTTTATGAATCATTGGTTGCGACCGTCAGAAGGTCAGGTTGAGGCGCGTGATGAAGTACCGCACTTGCGGCTGCGTCAGGAAGTCTCCAACACCGTTGTTGTCTTGACCCAGAACGTTGACTTCCGGATCCACGCCCGAGTACTTGGTCCACGTGCCAAGATTGCGGCCGGCGAAGGTGATCGACAACGCGCTCGCGCGCGCCTTCTGCGCGTAGCGCGCCGGCGCGTTGAGGGTGAGCGACAGCTCGCGCCATTTGACGAAGCCCGCATCCTCGATGTAGCCGCCGAAGTAATCACCATTCGACATGTAATCGGCGATGGCGTTGGCACGCTCCATCACCGGCGCGCTCTTGTCGTTCAGGCCGCGACACACGAGCACGAAGGGCAGGCACCGGAACTGCTCACTGCTGTTGTACAGTTTGTTGCCGCCGCGATACTCGAAGAGCGTCGAGAGCCTAACGAACTTGAAGAGCGTGAGATCGCCGAGGATCGAGCCCTGACGCGTCGGCAGCACGCTGCCCAGGAAGCGGTACTTGTCGGGGTCCGTCGTGAAGAAGACGTCGTTTGGACTGATCGATCCGTCCGGGGAGACCTTCACGCTGTCCACCGTCGTGCCCCAGTATCCGCCGAGCGGATAACCCTGGACGTGTCGCTGGGAGTACCCAAAAAGTATTGGCGGCTGCCCGCCGAGATTCGTGACGCGATTGCGATTGCCCGACGCCGTGAGGGTCAAGGCAAGCACGGCGTCGTTCCTCTGCAGAGGCGTTGCGTTGAGCGTGAGCTCCACGCCGCTGTTGGTGACCGCGCCGAGATTCTGGAATTCAGAGGTCGGCCCGCCAAACGATTGAGCGAGCGGCACGAGGACGAGCGCGTCGCGGGACCGCTTGTCGTAGTAGGTGAAACCAATCGACGCGCGATCGTGGAAGAAACCGGCGTCGAAACCGACTTCGTACTCGCGGGTCCGCTCGGCCTTGAGGTTCGGATTGCCGAGATTGCCGCTCGTGACTCCAGCGACGTTGGTGGAGTCGAGCCGCGCCGGCGCCGCGGTAAAGTAGGCGATGGCGTCGAGCACGCCGGGGCGGAGTCCAGACTCGCCGTACGCCGTCCGCAGGCGAAGCTGATTGAGCGTCGTGCCGCCCTCGGTGACGACGTACGAGGCCGACGCCGATGGATACTGGATGAAGCCGAAGTTCTTGCCGAACGCGCTGTTCTTGTCGCCGCGGAGCGCAAGCGAGACGTACAGCTTCTCGTTCCAGCTCAACTGCTGGGAAACGAAGCCGCCGACGGTCTTGTTATCGACCGTTGCCTCGTCGACGGTCTTGTCGCTGACCGTCCCGCCTAACGAACCGCTCCCTGCGGTGAGCGTGCGGCCGAAGGCCTCGGTGCCCTGGTCCTGCGCCTGCTGGTATTGATAGCCCGCCTGCGTCACGCCCTCGAGGGTCGAGAGAATGTGATACCGGCCGGTGAGCGAGTAGTTGGTCGTGATGTTGAGAATCTGAAACCGATTCGACGTCCGGCTGCCGAGGTTGTCATTCGAGAAAAACACGGTGTTCGGCGGGATCGTCTGCTCGTCGAGGCGATTCACGACGTCGAGGCCGAGCGTTGCGTTGCTCGAGAGCCAGGAGAGCGGCCGCCACGCTGCATTTGCTCCACCCGTGAAGCGATTCACGTCCTGGCGCGTGTCGATGTTATCGAACTGTGCAGGCGGGACTGGATTGTAACCGTCGGTCGGTCCGTTTCCGGGCCAACCAGCGAGCCCATTGGAGATCGCGCCGTAGTAATTGTTGTCGTTCTGCGGCAGCTGCAGTTGGCTGCGCAGGAATCCCGACGAAACGTTGACGTCGATCTTGTCGTTCGGATGCGCGCTGAGATTGCCGCGGAGATTGAGCTTCGCGAGGTTGCTCGTGGTGTAGACTCCCCCCTCCTGCTCCGCATCAGCGGATATGAAATACGTCGACGCCGGAACGCCGCCCGACACGGAGCCGCCGAACTTCTGACGACGGCCAACGCGGAAGGGGCTGTTTTGCTCCAGTGGATCGAAGGTGCTGAGCGAATCGATGGTGCAGTTGCCGAAGGACTGATCGACGAGGTTGCACGTCGGGCTGGGCGTTCTCGACTTCGGCCAGCCGGGGAAGCCGTAGAGCGGCTGGTTGGTCCAGCCACCGTAGTTAGGCGGGTACGCGTTGTTCTCGTAAATCGAGCCGAGCTCACCGTACGCGTCCCACTTCGCTTGACCCGCCCGACCTCGCTTGGTCGTGATCTGAATGACGCCGTTCGCCGCCGCCGTACCGTAGAGGGCCGCGGCCGCCGGACCCTTGACGATCTCGAAGCTCTCGATGTCTTCGGGATTGATGTCGTTCAATCGCGACGGCGACTGGCCGCCGACGCCAATCGAGTTCGACTCTGGCGTATTGTCGATACGAACGCCGTCGATGATGATCAGTGGCTCGTTGGAGAGCGACATCGAGTTGGCGCCGCGAATGCGAATGCGCGCGCCTTCGCCGGTCGTGCCCGTACTCTGCGAGATCGTCACGCCGGATGCGCGCGCGGTGACGAGCTCGGAGAAGTTCTGCACGGGCGCGAGCACGATCGTGTCGGTCGAGATCTGCGCGACCGACGCGCCGTTTTCACGCGCGAGCTGTTGCGTGCCGCTCGCGGTCGTGGTGATCGCGCTGAGTACGGTCGCAACGGAACCAAGGCCGAAGTCGGCCGTCGATTCCTGGGCGCCGGCGACGGCGACCTGTCGCGTCGTGCTCTGGAATCCGATTCGGGCCACGCGGAGAGTGACGGTGCCAGCGGGAACGCCCGTGATGCGATATCGACCGTCGACGTCGGTGCGCGCACCGCGCGTCGTTCCGACGATCGCGATCTGTGCCTCGGGTATCGGGCGTTGGCTCTCCAATTCGGTGACGCGGCCGGCGATGGAACCGGTATTCTGCTGCGCGGCGGCGCGCGCGCAGGGCGCGAGCGTCAACGCCGCCGCGGTGCCGGCAGCGAGGAGACAACTGAACAATCGCAACATGACGGCTGGTTCCTCAATGCCAGACCAGGTGGATCGGGTCGCGCGTCTCGCCTCGGTGCGAGACGACGCGGATGCGCCGGCGAGATTACGCGGCCGTACGCGCACGGCCGGCTCGAGTAGTCAAGCCGGCT is part of the Gemmatimonadaceae bacterium genome and encodes:
- a CDS encoding ABC transporter ATP-binding protein; translated protein: MARITLSHVDKRYPNGFVASRDLSLEVADGEFLVLVGPSGSGKSTVLRMIAGLEKPTGGTIAIGERDVTRLPPQERDIAMVFQSYALYPHMTVRENMAFGLRLRKQSDDMVARRIGEVADALGLASMLDRKPAQLSGGQRQRVALGRAIVREPKAFLFDEPLSNLDAQLRVETRAELARLHRRLGATMVYVTHDQVEAMTLGTRVAVLKDGVLQQIAPPMELYRQPRNQFVASFIGSPSMNFVRGTIERENERARFVAPGVTIALSDSTATRAGPVVLGVRPHDISLGAAADTGVSAVVTLVEPLGSEQLVYVRVAGGADLVAAVGADRAPRIEETVALRVAPNAVHLFDPEHGSRLALGTQQPAASTSNATSQQ
- a CDS encoding carbohydrate ABC transporter permease encodes the protein MSPETRGAAGRIAARVGLVLLVLFAAFPFYWAVVASFTPEATLFREPSLWPRELLLDHYRALFTERDFWTPIKNSLIVAGTTTVFCVTIGAFAAYALARIEFPFKRAILGFILAVTMFPQISIVSPLYMLLRALRLINTYPGLVLPYVTFAMPLAVWLLVGFFRQLPPDLEEAAMVDGASRWQSFTRVILPLTGPGLATTAILTFIYCWNEFLFALSFTLGPERYTVPVAIALFRGQYQVPWGQILAATVVATAPVAIVVLAFQRRIVQGLTAGAVKG
- a CDS encoding sugar ABC transporter permease, translating into MNDRQPVDDSSEARAGWLLTAPALSVILLVALFPLGWTLWESLHQHDLRMPWLGRPFVGLGNYLDIFQDARFWQALGHTAFFAVISVSLELSLGLALALAMNQAFRGRGIVRAAVLVPWAIPTVVAALLWRFMFDSQAGIANVLLADVGLLHHPLVWFVRASTAWVPVILADVWKTTPFVGLLLLAGLQSIDKELYEAAATDGAGAWWQLRHITIPLLKPAILVALIFRTLDAFRVFDLIYVMTGGGPGTSTEPVAVYTFNSLLQNLEFGYGAALSVIIFLVTFGLAMLYMRGLGLELGGPRARR
- a CDS encoding ABC transporter substrate-binding protein, whose amino-acid sequence is MRAHFRPAILSLIAVLACHGSRPDDTRPVVTFAGSALGAEGAVLARQVARFELANPGIRVRIQHTPDDATQRHQLFVQWLNARAGEPDVLQLDVVWTPEFAAAGWVLSLDRWHPNASDFFPATIAANTWANSLFAMPWFMDVGMLYWRTDLFRSPPATMDALVADIQRARRAGTPYGIVWQGSRYEGLVTCFLEYLGAFGGRVMTDDGRIVVDSPEGIRALAFMRQLLTSGATPAEVLTWHEEESRFAFQNGTAAFMRNWPYAVTIMNVPKDSRVAGKFAVAPMPAAPGGVSTATLGGSALAINAFTEHPDAAWKLVAFLCAPDQMLERSRLGGYPPRRALYDDPRLADVIPIPVTLARSIVERAAARPATPIYSQLSELLQIDLHRALSGQVAPEQALHDAARAMNALVERTHVRDLVAARKAS
- a CDS encoding phosphatase PAP2 family protein, with amino-acid sequence MSSVQRTSARQLSFWLVLRVVALPLSASAQLRADSVRQDLRHLVGDVWSVWTSPAHATEDDWAGVAATAALTGVAATADEPLARWISDHPDAWPVRTLKHTLSEEAKYPAYELGSGQYLLPISGVLYLAGSIGRSQALRDAGLGCATAHLTSAGAREIVYLLVARDRPRTSPDDPFVIRSPGSHDWNMHSFFSGHIANSLGCASFLSHRFDLHAATPLLYGVTLAIGAGRVMDGRHWLSDTVVGAMFGYATGKAVAARMLERERRSMTPSKAPVMVSFSVPF
- a CDS encoding type 1 glutamine amidotransferase domain-containing protein is translated as MAANNLSGKRVAILATDGVEQVELTEPRKALDRAGAKTVVVSPKSGKIKGWQHDHWGDEIPVDLTLDQARADDFDALLLPGGVMNPDHLRTDKRAVELVKRFYTSGKPVAAICHGPWLLVEADVVRGRSVTSWPSLQTDLRNAGADWSDKEVVTDEGLVTSRKPADIPAFNAKMIEEFAEGSHAGRRETTRGVRPEARQ
- a CDS encoding RagB/SusD family nutrient uptake outer membrane protein, translated to MIHKLSYRALRGVVLAGAVALGSALTACNLDVSTPDVVPPDATAGAAALPTLLAGASGDFAVAYGGYNNGDNSDAIIQTSGLFTDEFIAADFFSTHVTIDSRDANPTNDIISRVMRNIQRSIVSANNTAARYAQFAATDPGFARVLNFAGFDYVFLAENFCSGVPVGSHIDASGAYVFGTPESTTELLNAAIVKFDSAAAVAGGDDLMRYTAMVGKGRALLDLDQPAQAAAAVAGVPTTFRFTTEHDPANDRTKSGMYELMWVDTRLTTSDREGQNGLPFVSGNDPRTATQDLDISAFDGETEILAPVKYGSWSAPEVIADGTEARLIEAEAALRAGNYGGANGTLELLNALRTDAGLPALSAATGATAQQDQLFSERAFWLFGTAHRLGDLRRLVRQPFYGRNAESVFPTGDYFKGDKYSTDVNLPVPQEEESNPNFKRSACDQSKA